A region of Acidisarcina sp. DNA encodes the following proteins:
- a CDS encoding sugar kinase, translated as MDLGFKIAEKGTLDFLSLGALVHRLDPGIIPFRKAHDLAVHVSGGEFNVAANLSDCFRLQTGIASAMVSYPVGDLIAERVRAMGVRPLYRTFTHDGTHGPNMATVYSDRGFGVRAPVVFYNRCNEAAALLKPGDFDWSAIFQEGVRWFHSGGIFAALSDTTAELVIEAMKAARAAGVICSFDLNYREKLWKFRGGAERAQEVLGAIVENVDVLVGNEEDLQKGLGFAGPEVAARSKLDPAAFLSMIERVTARYPKVKVVATTLRETHSTNRHSWSAVAWVNGTPVFAPTCELDVYDRVGGGDGFAAGFIYGLLSGEAPEEAIKLGWAHGALLTTFPGDTTMATVEQVRDFARGGSARIQR; from the coding sequence ATGGATCTCGGATTTAAGATCGCAGAAAAAGGCACACTGGATTTTCTTTCGCTCGGTGCTCTCGTCCACCGGCTCGATCCAGGCATCATCCCGTTTCGCAAAGCTCATGACCTTGCAGTCCACGTAAGCGGCGGCGAATTCAATGTCGCTGCCAATCTTTCCGATTGTTTTCGGCTGCAGACCGGCATCGCCTCCGCCATGGTCTCCTACCCGGTTGGCGATCTGATTGCGGAGCGCGTGCGCGCCATGGGCGTGCGCCCTCTGTACCGCACCTTTACGCACGATGGCACGCATGGCCCCAACATGGCGACGGTATACAGCGACCGGGGATTTGGCGTGCGCGCCCCCGTGGTCTTTTACAACCGCTGCAATGAGGCGGCAGCGCTGCTGAAGCCCGGCGACTTTGATTGGTCTGCGATCTTTCAAGAAGGAGTGCGGTGGTTCCACAGCGGCGGCATCTTTGCCGCGCTCTCCGATACCACGGCAGAGCTGGTGATTGAAGCCATGAAAGCCGCGCGGGCCGCTGGAGTCATCTGCTCGTTTGATCTGAATTACCGCGAGAAGCTCTGGAAGTTCCGGGGCGGAGCAGAGCGCGCTCAGGAAGTCCTGGGAGCCATCGTGGAGAACGTGGATGTACTCGTCGGCAATGAAGAAGACCTGCAAAAGGGTCTGGGCTTTGCCGGTCCCGAGGTAGCTGCGCGTTCCAAACTAGATCCCGCTGCCTTCCTCTCCATGATCGAGCGCGTGACCGCGCGTTATCCGAAGGTGAAGGTTGTGGCCACGACCCTGCGCGAAACCCACTCCACCAATCGTCATAGCTGGAGCGCGGTGGCATGGGTAAATGGAACTCCCGTATTCGCTCCCACCTGCGAGCTGGATGTTTATGATCGCGTAGGCGGTGGCGATGGCTTCGCCGCAGGCTTTATCTATGGCCTGCTCAGCGGAGAGGCTCCCGAAGAAGCGATCAAGCTGGGATGGGCTCACGGAGCGCTGCTCACTACCTTCCCCGGCGATACAACGATGGCAACCGTGGAGCAGGTCAGGGACTTCGCTCGCGGTGGATCGGCGCGAATCCAGCGCTAA
- a CDS encoding FadR/GntR family transcriptional regulator, with amino-acid sequence MLQPIATQRLYQQVASRIEDLIASGKISAGKRLPSEKELARQLGVSRPTIREAMIALEISGLVEVRTGSGIYVSKHTPARAIILDSGPGPFELLNARLLIEGEIAANVAVLATPEDVQEIGQTIEEMERVMEEGGHGRDADQAFHKRIASVMGNSVLTGLVETLWSNMFNPMFTKLSERTGLLRNQEATVRDHKAILAAIATGDALGARTAMRQHLLRVKETLSGEHESASVGAADEARTAKVRAK; translated from the coding sequence ATGCTCCAACCAATAGCTACACAGCGCCTTTACCAACAGGTGGCCAGCCGTATTGAGGACCTCATTGCCAGCGGAAAGATCAGCGCCGGCAAGCGCCTTCCCTCGGAGAAGGAGTTGGCGCGGCAACTTGGCGTGAGCCGTCCCACCATTCGGGAGGCCATGATCGCGCTGGAGATCTCCGGGCTGGTTGAGGTTCGCACCGGGTCCGGCATCTATGTCAGCAAGCACACACCTGCACGGGCTATCATCTTGGACTCCGGCCCAGGCCCGTTCGAACTTCTGAATGCACGCCTGCTTATCGAAGGAGAGATTGCCGCCAATGTGGCGGTGCTGGCTACACCAGAAGACGTCCAGGAAATTGGGCAGACCATTGAAGAAATGGAACGGGTGATGGAGGAAGGTGGTCATGGTAGGGACGCCGATCAAGCCTTCCATAAGCGAATTGCGTCCGTGATGGGCAACAGCGTTCTAACCGGCCTGGTGGAGACGCTGTGGAGCAACATGTTCAACCCGATGTTTACCAAGCTGAGCGAGCGGACCGGATTGCTGAGGAATCAGGAGGCGACGGTGCGCGACCACAAGGCCATTCTTGCTGCCATTGCAACCGGCGATGCTCTGGGAGCGCGAACCGCCATGCGGCAACATCTGCTGCGCGTCAAAGAGACTCTCTCCGGCGAGCATGAATCTGCATCGGTGGGTGCTGCCGACGAGGCTCGCACCGCCAAGGTACGAGCGAAATAG
- a CDS encoding VOC family protein, which translates to MELNPYLSFNGQCEAAFKFYEQSLGGKIEVMMKYADSPMAKDTPADQLNQIIHARLTVGEQVLMGSDVPPERYSATHGISLSLSFTDPAESEKVFNALVRKGTVQMPLQETFWAVRFGMLVDQFGIPWMINCEKRA; encoded by the coding sequence ATGGAGTTGAATCCGTATCTTAGCTTTAACGGTCAATGCGAGGCAGCGTTCAAGTTCTACGAGCAGAGTCTTGGCGGCAAGATCGAAGTCATGATGAAGTATGCGGATTCGCCAATGGCGAAGGATACGCCCGCGGATCAGCTCAACCAGATCATTCATGCACGCCTGACGGTGGGGGAGCAGGTATTGATGGGTTCCGACGTTCCGCCCGAGCGCTACTCGGCAACCCACGGGATATCTCTGAGTCTGTCCTTCACGGATCCGGCGGAGAGCGAAAAGGTATTCAACGCATTGGTGCGGAAGGGCACCGTGCAGATGCCCCTGCAGGAGACTTTCTGGGCCGTCCGTTTCGGCATGCTGGTGGACCAGTTCGGTATTCCCTGGATGATCAACTGCGAGAAGCGCGCCTGA
- a CDS encoding beta-L-arabinofuranosidase domain-containing protein, translated as MLTRRSFLQSASLAGAALWSRPLLFAGEQQEPALLKEFGYGDVELAPGLAQTQFVQTQSVLMSLNDDSLLKPWRLRAGLPAPGPDMGGWYDEVPLDKTPSGGHGFAPGHSFGQWISALSRGYAVDRDARTRAKIAKLLDLYAPAISGRFYTNFRFPAYDYDKMVIGLLDAHRYAGLPQALPLLDRTTDAAQPHLPPHALDRDAVQRQWRASIGENTSDDYTWDESYTLPENLYLASQSGAGERYRQMAGRYLLDETYFDPLSENRNVLAGHHAYSFCNALSSAMQAYIVTGSRKHLRAASNAFDMITATQSFATGGWGPDESFRAPESGDLYASLAHTHHSFETPCGSYAHFKLSRYLLRVTGDGRYGDSMERVLYNTVLGAKPLQRDGRAFYYSDYSSAGSKSYFPDAWPCCSGTLPQVAADYRILTYLHDADGVYVNLYLPSTVQWTSANGAQVALTQAGNYPLEGRIAMNLRLSRPSEFALRLRIPAWSTSAEGATIRVNGSRLSAPVRSGFATLRRRWRDGDRIALDLALPMRLEAIDAKHPGTVALVRGPLVLFAVTEGTPRITRQQLLAAQRVPGQDAWQAEAASGGLRLLPFTAIGEERYTTYLDVS; from the coding sequence ATGCTGACGCGTCGTTCGTTTCTGCAGTCCGCGAGTCTCGCTGGTGCGGCTCTCTGGTCCCGTCCTTTGCTTTTTGCCGGGGAGCAGCAAGAGCCGGCTCTTCTGAAGGAATTCGGTTATGGAGACGTGGAGCTTGCTCCCGGACTCGCGCAGACACAATTTGTTCAGACGCAATCCGTACTGATGTCCCTGAATGATGACAGCCTGCTGAAGCCGTGGCGTCTGCGTGCCGGATTGCCTGCACCTGGGCCGGATATGGGAGGCTGGTACGACGAGGTTCCCCTGGATAAGACGCCAAGCGGCGGCCATGGCTTTGCGCCCGGGCACTCATTCGGTCAGTGGATCTCCGCCCTCTCGCGTGGATACGCCGTGGACCGCGATGCCCGTACCCGCGCGAAGATTGCCAAGCTGTTGGATCTTTATGCGCCTGCCATTTCGGGCCGCTTTTACACGAACTTTCGCTTTCCGGCCTATGACTACGACAAGATGGTGATCGGGCTGTTGGATGCGCACAGGTATGCTGGCTTGCCGCAGGCACTGCCGCTTCTGGATCGCACGACGGACGCTGCGCAGCCGCATCTGCCGCCGCATGCGCTCGATCGCGATGCCGTCCAGAGGCAGTGGCGCGCGTCGATAGGCGAAAACACCTCGGACGACTACACCTGGGACGAGTCCTACACGCTGCCGGAGAATCTTTATCTCGCGTCGCAGTCGGGAGCGGGAGAGCGATATCGGCAGATGGCAGGCCGTTACCTGCTCGATGAAACCTATTTCGATCCTCTCTCCGAAAACAGGAATGTTCTCGCCGGGCACCATGCCTACAGCTTCTGCAATGCGCTGAGTTCCGCGATGCAGGCCTACATCGTGACCGGCAGCAGGAAGCACTTGCGCGCGGCGAGCAACGCGTTTGACATGATCACCGCAACGCAGAGCTTCGCTACGGGCGGCTGGGGACCTGATGAAAGCTTCCGCGCGCCGGAGAGCGGCGATCTCTATGCGAGCCTTGCCCACACCCATCACAGCTTTGAAACGCCATGCGGCAGCTATGCGCACTTCAAACTGAGCCGCTACCTGCTGCGGGTGACAGGCGATGGCCGCTATGGCGACAGCATGGAGCGCGTCCTGTACAACACGGTGCTGGGCGCGAAGCCTTTGCAGAGGGATGGGCGTGCCTTCTACTACTCGGACTATAGCTCGGCGGGCAGTAAATCGTATTTTCCCGATGCGTGGCCCTGCTGCTCTGGCACGCTGCCGCAGGTTGCGGCGGACTATCGTATCCTTACGTACCTCCATGACGCGGATGGCGTCTATGTGAACCTCTACCTGCCGTCTACCGTCCAATGGACCAGCGCGAACGGTGCGCAGGTCGCTTTGACGCAGGCAGGGAATTACCCGCTCGAAGGCAGGATTGCGATGAACCTGAGGCTGTCGCGCCCCTCGGAGTTCGCCTTGCGGCTGCGGATTCCCGCCTGGAGCACCTCCGCAGAAGGAGCGACGATCCGCGTGAACGGCTCGCGGCTTTCTGCGCCAGTCCGTTCCGGGTTCGCAACGTTGCGCCGCAGATGGAGAGATGGCGACCGCATTGCACTGGATCTTGCCCTGCCGATGCGCCTTGAGGCCATCGATGCGAAACATCCCGGCACCGTCGCACTGGTTCGCGGGCCGCTGGTGTTATTCGCCGTTACGGAAGGGACACCCCGCATTACACGCCAACAGCTGCTGGCTGCGCAGAGGGTTCCAGGACAGGATGCCTGGCAGGCGGAGGCCGCTTCCGGCGGATTGCGGTTGCTTCCTTTTACGGCGATCGGCGAGGAGCGCTATACCACCTATCTGGACGTCAGCTAG
- a CDS encoding energy transducer TonB — MGNQVLTPPQLDPEQPQDDGQNPVEQLFEADGSMWSSLVSNVRDAFAPRKQKPLQLSSHAVAVADPLAQPPLWKEMRDNVLDIFFPRKLPPLELTSKPIAVKEILAEKRSPASSFLSFVIHVVAITIIGLLLINNIVHKPVRKPAMNLTDVDVKPFIPITPKNSQAMGGGGGGGDHDIVDVSKGKLPKFDKQQITPPQIVRNENPKLPVPPSVVMPNIKLPDANMPNLGMPSSNQVALASNGSGSGGGMGSGSGGGLGSGSGGGIGAGSGGGYGGGVYHVGGGVSAPSLIYSVDPEFSDEARRAKYQGICIVSMIVDAQGNPQHIRISRPLGMGLDQKALDAVRQYRFKPAYFQGHPVPVEISIEVNFRIY; from the coding sequence ATGGGTAATCAGGTATTGACACCTCCGCAGTTGGATCCCGAACAGCCACAGGATGACGGACAGAACCCTGTCGAGCAGTTGTTCGAAGCAGATGGCTCGATGTGGAGTTCTCTGGTCTCCAATGTGCGTGATGCCTTCGCCCCCAGGAAGCAGAAACCCCTCCAATTAAGCTCGCACGCGGTCGCTGTGGCGGATCCTCTGGCCCAGCCTCCCTTGTGGAAAGAGATGAGGGACAACGTCCTCGACATCTTTTTCCCGCGGAAGCTTCCGCCGCTGGAACTCACGTCCAAGCCAATTGCGGTCAAGGAGATCCTCGCGGAGAAGAGGAGTCCTGCCTCCAGCTTCCTCTCCTTTGTCATCCACGTGGTGGCCATCACGATCATCGGCCTGCTCCTGATTAACAACATTGTTCACAAGCCGGTGCGTAAGCCCGCGATGAACCTGACAGATGTGGATGTGAAGCCCTTTATCCCCATCACACCCAAGAACAGTCAGGCCATGGGCGGCGGTGGCGGCGGTGGCGATCACGATATTGTAGATGTTTCCAAGGGCAAACTGCCCAAGTTCGACAAGCAGCAGATCACCCCTCCTCAGATCGTTCGCAACGAGAATCCAAAGTTGCCCGTACCCCCCTCTGTGGTGATGCCAAACATCAAGCTGCCTGACGCGAACATGCCGAACCTGGGCATGCCGTCGTCCAACCAGGTAGCGCTGGCGTCCAATGGCTCCGGCAGTGGCGGCGGAATGGGCAGCGGCAGCGGTGGCGGCCTCGGCAGCGGTTCCGGCGGCGGCATTGGCGCTGGCTCCGGTGGCGGTTATGGTGGCGGCGTTTACCACGTAGGCGGCGGCGTCTCCGCACCTTCGCTGATCTACTCGGTCGATCCGGAGTTTTCAGACGAAGCGCGTCGCGCCAAGTATCAGGGCATCTGCATCGTGTCGATGATCGTCGATGCTCAGGGCAACCCGCAGCATATCCGCATTTCGCGGCCACTCGGCATGGGGCTGGACCAGAAAGCCCTGGACGCAGTGCGGCAGTATCGATTCAAACCAGCATATTTCCAGGGGCACCCGGTACCAGTAGAAATCAGTATCGAGGTCAACTTCCGCATTTACTAA
- the ileS gene encoding isoleucine--tRNA ligase, with protein MSAPPELKATLTLPQTDFPMKANLPQNEPVRLKGWAETHLYEQIRHARQGAPTYILHDGPPYANGPIHLGHALNKSLKDFVVKSKTMAGYDAPYVPGWDCHGLPIEIKVDEQLGRKKLEMPAISVRRACREYAQKYLDLQRSQFERLGVFGRWSNPYSTMTIQYESKIVDLLFRFLEQGFVYKGLKPVYWCIQDRTALAEAEVEYDMHTSPSVYVRYALTSDPAAIDPALAGEKVNAIIWTTTPWTLPASLAIAFHPQFEYLAIEQDGQTYLVAEALAASTREALGLQNAVEVARFKGSKLEYATFQHPFLDRSILGVNADYVTTEQGTGAVHTAPAHGADDFYTGGRYGLSQECHVDNGGHIRGGLPEYDGLTVFKANEPIIELLKSRGALMGRSDIQHSYPHCWRCHKPIIFRATEQWFIGMETPMKQPDGSETTFRQLALNEIKRVKWDPKWGEERISNMIATRPDWCISRQRIWGVPIAVFLCTKCNKPLVNEAVNRSIVDLFAREGADAWYIHEAAELLPAGTICSQDGCGGSEFHKEMDILDVWFESGASWHAVLEADAELRWPADLYTEGGDQHRGWFHSSLLTSVAVKGAAPYKMVATSGWTLDEQGRPLSKSLGNGVDPVDIAKRLGGEIVRLWVGSVDFREDVAASENLMQRVADNYRKLRNTFRFLLGNLHGFDPAKDAVPFEQMEPLDQYMLARTREVTEKVLRWYEEFEFHRVYMALNEFAVVDLSSLYLDVLKDRMYTFAPASPARRSAQTVMWKIAEALVRLVAPILSFTADEVWSYLPPVVEREPSVHLALFPKPEELAPGDTAACLADWQQILAVREDAFKALEEARKEKRIGKALEAKVLLKVSAPIAALLSRYEKALKEVLNVSQVQIQTLAASDASTQVDVLPAEGEKCDRCWNYMPDVAAYGAWPHVCGRCRSALAEMGITPPVEEAHA; from the coding sequence ATGTCCGCTCCGCCGGAGCTCAAGGCGACCCTTACCCTTCCTCAGACCGACTTTCCGATGAAAGCCAATCTGCCGCAGAATGAGCCTGTCCGTCTCAAGGGATGGGCAGAAACCCATCTGTATGAGCAGATTCGCCACGCACGGCAAGGCGCGCCAACCTATATCCTGCACGATGGACCGCCGTACGCCAACGGGCCCATCCACCTTGGTCATGCGCTCAATAAATCCTTGAAGGATTTTGTAGTCAAGTCCAAGACCATGGCCGGCTACGACGCACCCTACGTCCCTGGCTGGGATTGCCACGGCCTACCAATCGAGATCAAGGTAGACGAGCAGCTTGGCCGCAAGAAGCTGGAGATGCCCGCCATCTCGGTGCGCCGCGCCTGCAGGGAGTACGCTCAGAAATATCTCGACCTGCAAAGGTCGCAATTCGAGCGCCTTGGCGTCTTTGGCCGCTGGAGCAATCCCTACTCCACAATGACCATCCAGTACGAGTCGAAGATCGTGGATCTCCTCTTCCGGTTCCTCGAACAGGGATTTGTTTACAAGGGATTGAAGCCCGTCTACTGGTGCATTCAGGACCGTACCGCTCTGGCCGAAGCCGAGGTGGAGTACGACATGCACACCAGCCCCAGCGTCTACGTCCGCTATGCGCTCACCAGCGATCCGGCGGCGATTGACCCGGCGCTGGCAGGGGAAAAAGTCAACGCCATCATCTGGACAACTACGCCCTGGACGCTGCCCGCCTCGCTGGCGATTGCCTTCCATCCCCAGTTTGAGTACCTCGCGATCGAGCAGGATGGACAGACCTACCTGGTAGCCGAAGCCCTGGCCGCTTCCACGCGGGAGGCTCTCGGGCTGCAGAATGCGGTCGAAGTAGCCCGCTTCAAGGGTTCGAAGCTGGAGTATGCCACCTTCCAACATCCGTTCCTGGATCGCTCGATCCTCGGGGTCAATGCCGATTACGTAACCACGGAGCAAGGTACCGGCGCCGTCCACACTGCCCCGGCTCATGGCGCGGACGACTTCTACACCGGTGGCCGCTATGGCCTCAGCCAGGAGTGCCACGTCGATAATGGCGGACACATCCGTGGTGGACTGCCGGAGTACGACGGCCTTACGGTCTTCAAGGCGAACGAGCCGATCATCGAGCTGCTGAAATCACGCGGCGCCCTCATGGGACGATCGGATATTCAGCACTCCTATCCGCACTGCTGGCGCTGCCATAAGCCCATCATCTTCCGCGCCACGGAGCAGTGGTTCATCGGCATGGAGACGCCGATGAAGCAGCCCGACGGCTCGGAAACCACCTTCCGCCAACTGGCTCTGAACGAAATCAAGCGCGTCAAGTGGGATCCGAAGTGGGGCGAAGAGCGCATCTCCAACATGATCGCAACGCGGCCGGACTGGTGCATTTCGCGCCAACGCATCTGGGGAGTCCCCATCGCCGTCTTCCTCTGCACCAAGTGCAACAAGCCCCTGGTGAACGAAGCGGTCAACCGCAGCATTGTGGACCTGTTTGCGCGGGAAGGAGCCGACGCATGGTACATCCATGAGGCGGCAGAGCTGTTGCCCGCGGGAACCATCTGCTCGCAGGATGGCTGCGGCGGAAGCGAGTTCCACAAAGAAATGGACATCCTCGATGTCTGGTTTGAATCTGGCGCAAGCTGGCATGCGGTGCTCGAAGCCGATGCGGAGCTGCGCTGGCCGGCAGACCTCTACACCGAGGGCGGAGACCAGCATCGCGGCTGGTTCCACTCTTCCCTGCTGACCTCGGTCGCAGTCAAGGGAGCGGCTCCTTACAAAATGGTTGCCACCTCCGGCTGGACGCTCGATGAGCAGGGGCGCCCGCTATCGAAATCGCTCGGCAATGGCGTCGATCCCGTGGATATTGCCAAGCGCCTGGGCGGAGAGATTGTGCGCCTGTGGGTTGGCTCGGTGGACTTCCGCGAAGATGTGGCCGCCAGTGAAAACCTGATGCAGCGGGTTGCCGACAACTATCGCAAACTGCGGAACACCTTCCGCTTTCTGCTGGGCAATCTGCACGGCTTCGATCCGGCAAAGGATGCTGTGCCCTTTGAGCAGATGGAGCCGCTGGACCAGTACATGCTGGCACGCACCCGCGAGGTCACGGAAAAGGTACTGCGCTGGTACGAGGAGTTTGAGTTTCACCGCGTCTACATGGCGTTGAATGAATTCGCGGTGGTCGACCTCAGCTCGCTCTACCTGGATGTGCTGAAGGACCGGATGTACACCTTCGCTCCGGCAAGTCCTGCACGCCGGTCGGCACAGACCGTAATGTGGAAGATCGCGGAGGCCCTGGTTCGGCTTGTCGCTCCGATTCTCAGCTTTACTGCCGATGAAGTCTGGAGCTATCTGCCGCCTGTGGTCGAGCGGGAGCCGAGCGTGCACCTGGCGCTGTTCCCCAAGCCGGAAGAGCTTGCGCCCGGAGACACCGCCGCCTGCCTCGCTGACTGGCAACAGATTCTCGCAGTACGCGAGGACGCCTTCAAGGCGCTGGAAGAAGCTCGCAAGGAGAAGCGCATCGGCAAGGCACTGGAGGCAAAGGTGCTTCTGAAGGTCTCCGCCCCCATCGCTGCATTGCTGTCCAGGTATGAGAAGGCGTTAAAGGAAGTCCTGAATGTCTCCCAGGTGCAGATCCAGACGCTCGCGGCATCCGACGCCAGCACGCAGGTAGATGTGCTTCCGGCAGAGGGAGAAAAGTGTGACCGCTGCTGGAACTACATGCCCGACGTCGCTGCCTACGGAGCATGGCCGCACGTCTGCGGACGCTGTCGCTCCGCACTCGCCGAGATGGGCATTACGCCGCCGGTTGAGGAGGCTCACGCGTGA
- the lspA gene encoding signal peptidase II, whose protein sequence is MTQSRPRDWRIPLYTLSALVVLLDRLTKIWVTQHIEIGHAIPVIPRVFRITHVLNSGAAFSLFADSLSPERVRWMLVGFSLLAAVAVFAFLLKIGRRLTLTALALSLILGGAIGNLYDRVRFASVVDFLEVYIVRYHWPDFNLADSAIVIGAILLMLDAFRNAKSA, encoded by the coding sequence GTGACCCAATCGCGACCGCGCGACTGGCGCATCCCGCTGTATACCCTCTCGGCCCTGGTGGTGCTCCTCGATCGGCTGACCAAGATCTGGGTGACGCAGCACATTGAGATCGGCCATGCGATCCCGGTGATCCCGCGCGTCTTTCGGATCACCCACGTGCTCAACTCCGGCGCGGCCTTCAGCCTGTTCGCGGACTCTCTCTCGCCGGAGCGGGTTCGCTGGATGTTGGTCGGCTTCTCCCTGCTGGCTGCGGTGGCCGTCTTTGCCTTTCTCTTAAAGATCGGCCGGCGGCTCACGCTGACTGCGCTGGCCTTGTCCCTCATTCTTGGAGGAGCCATCGGCAATCTCTACGACCGAGTGCGCTTCGCCTCCGTGGTGGATTTTCTCGAGGTCTACATCGTCCGCTACCACTGGCCGGACTTCAACCTGGCGGACTCCGCCATTGTCATCGGCGCTATCCTGCTGATGCTGGATGCCTTCCGCAACGCCAAGTCGGCGTAA